A part of Arachis hypogaea cultivar Tifrunner chromosome 12, arahy.Tifrunner.gnm2.J5K5, whole genome shotgun sequence genomic DNA contains:
- the LOC112727115 gene encoding uncharacterized protein: protein MIICFPIAYPIGKIDIPTSALCFWSLIEASSGLPEHEWEGTALVVLVGLVAILKLVKGNLADHKFLFLGAGEVKEVDIDAYALKDLLIITTGSRTEPRAALNLASYGSSHAFKLTKEDIVLYSAKDREQTSKQERKF from the exons ATTGATATTCCCACTTCAGCCCTTTGTTTCTGGTCACTTATAGAAGCTTCTTCGGGCTTGCCTGAACATGAATGGGAG GGAACAGCGTTGGTGGTCCTCGTCGGACTTGTCGCGATCCTGAAATTGGTCAAAGGAAACTTAGCTGATCACAAGTTCCTCTTCCTTGGGGCTGGAGAG GTGAAAGAAGTGGATATTGATGCTTATGCTCTAAAGGATCTGCTAATTATAACAACAGGTTCTCGA ACAGAACCACGTGCTGCCTTGAATCTTGCATCATATGGAAGTAGTCATGCTTTCAAACTAACTAAGGAAGATATTGttttgtattcggccaag GATAGAGAACAAACAAGCAAACAAGaaagaaagttttga